One segment of Belonocnema kinseyi isolate 2016_QV_RU_SX_M_011 chromosome 7, B_treatae_v1, whole genome shotgun sequence DNA contains the following:
- the LOC117176454 gene encoding putative sugar lactone lactonase YvrE, with product MEAVKLKAVGILNELREVDFHHCFSQWKICMERCRDCQGEYIEGHGPLTFAIPVKDYAHHYLVSYNNEIILIYWNAETDTNNHMLLKYDEIKLPPHEAINYGIADPFGGLCFWTAKVDGSNTGKVFFFHLRYRTPRVIELIIPGIPLSNGIVWHLNDRTKIYYCDGMNNRILSYGYDPATRRIIGNNGIAFDLDVWIRKRKRPLYKGHAMLGRMTIDIKGRLYVPLYGGSHVLQIDPHTQGVLHTIHIPAVKVTACVFGGKDLNILYVSSMRCATNEKCPATDQGGKIFAVPHLDDEMKGEKAMPFVLPYQPQ from the exons ATGGAAGCAGTTAAATTAAAAGCGGTGGGGATTTTGAACGAGCTGAGAGAAGTGGACTTCCATCACTGCTTCAGCCAATGGAAGATTTGTATGGAGCGGTGTAGAGATTGCCAAGGGGAGTACATTGAAG gtCACGGTCCCCTAACTTTTGCTATTCCGGTTAAAGACTATGCCCACCATTATTTGGTCAGTTATAATAATGAAATCATATTAATCTACTGGAATGCTGAAACAGATACTAACAATCACATGTTGTTGAAATATGACGAAATAAAACTACCGCCACATGAAGCAATCAATTATGGGATTGCCGACCCGTTTGGCGGACTatgttttt GGACGGCTAAAGTAGATGGATCAAATACgggaaaagtgtttttttttcatctacGGTATCGTACTCCGCGCGTTATAGAACTGATCATTCCGGGAATTCCTCTCAGCAATGGAATTGTGTGGCATCTGAACGATCGTACCAAAATCTATTACTGTGATGGTATGAATAATAGAATCCTGTCATACGGTTATGATCCGGCAACAAGAAGAATTATTG gtAACAATGGTATCGCCTTTGACTTGGATGTATGGATAAGGAAGCGGAAGCGTCCTCTCTATAAAGGCCATGCCATGCTGGGTCGTATGACAATTGATATCAAAGGTCGGCTCTATGTACCTCTTTATGGAGGTTCACAT GTCCTTCAAATTGATCCACATACTCAAGGAGTGCTGCATACTATTCACATACCTGCAGTCAAAGTCACAGCATGCGTTTTCGGAGGTAAGGATCTGAATATTTTGTATGTGTCATCGATGAGATGTGCTACTAATGAAAAATGTCCAGCTACCGATCAGGGTGGTAAGATTTTCGCCGTACCTCACCTTGACGATGAAATGAAGGGAGAGAAGGCCATGCCATTCGTGTTGCCTTATCAACCTCAGTGA